In Synechococcus sp. CB0101, a genomic segment contains:
- a CDS encoding efflux RND transporter periplasmic adaptor subunit codes for MLSVQVATIAEAEFNPSIDVVSQLSSTTDVALRPETDGRVVKILATQGQRVKAGDPIIVLDNVQQTASLDASKAEARKDFLNAERFVFLNQQGAVSTRDRDFYVTKAIQSRDQVKANAATLGYKYVSAPIDGVIGDLDSVKLGDYVRQGQAITGIVDNSTLWTLMDVPATQVTRVALGQTVQLTTQTNPPVTGQGKVVFISPYFGFSGTDKSPNTVLVKATFPNLTGRLKTGQYVKNKIITNSTRELSVPVSAVLMQAQQPFVYRLVTLSRALPQIKASTQIPDAQKQKLEKLPPSTPIVVQTPVKLGPLQGNNYPVLSGLQSGDRVVTSNTALLRSGMPVKPVSSSSAAAN; via the coding sequence ATGCTGTCGGTGCAGGTGGCCACCATCGCTGAAGCGGAGTTCAATCCGTCGATCGATGTGGTGAGTCAGCTGAGTTCCACGACGGATGTAGCCCTGCGACCAGAAACCGATGGCCGTGTGGTGAAGATCCTGGCCACCCAGGGGCAGCGCGTGAAGGCTGGTGACCCGATCATCGTGCTCGACAATGTGCAGCAGACGGCGAGCCTCGATGCCAGCAAGGCAGAAGCGCGCAAAGACTTTCTTAACGCCGAGCGATTCGTTTTTCTGAATCAGCAGGGTGCTGTCTCCACCCGCGATCGTGACTTTTATGTGACGAAGGCGATTCAGAGCCGCGACCAGGTGAAGGCCAATGCAGCAACGCTCGGCTACAAGTACGTTTCGGCACCGATTGATGGTGTTATTGGTGACCTTGATTCGGTGAAGTTGGGCGATTACGTCCGCCAGGGTCAAGCCATCACTGGAATTGTCGATAACTCCACCCTTTGGACGCTGATGGATGTGCCGGCGACCCAGGTCACCCGCGTTGCCTTGGGCCAAACGGTGCAGCTCACGACCCAGACCAATCCACCGGTGACCGGTCAAGGGAAGGTGGTGTTTATCTCTCCCTATTTTGGATTCAGTGGTACGGATAAATCACCCAACACAGTACTGGTGAAGGCAACCTTCCCCAACCTCACTGGTCGATTGAAAACAGGTCAATACGTCAAAAATAAGATCATCACGAACTCAACTCGTGAGCTCTCTGTGCCGGTGTCCGCGGTGCTGATGCAAGCCCAGCAACCGTTTGTGTATCGCCTGGTCACACTCTCCCGGGCTCTGCCTCAGATCAAAGCATCCACTCAGATCCCGGATGCACAGAAACAGAAACTCGAAAAGTTGCCTCCTTCGACACCCATCGTGGTGCAAACGCCCGTGAAGCTGGGTCCACTGCAAGGTAATAACTATCCAGTCTTGTCCGGGCTTCAAAGTGGCGATCGCGTGGTCACCAGCAATACGGCTCTGCTGAGGTCTGGGATGCCGGTGAAGCCGGTTTCATCGTCTAGCGCCGCTGCGAACTGA
- a CDS encoding AAA family ATPase codes for MSDLFSHRGEQLRQNLAPLADRLRPRSLDDFQGQEEILGPGRLLRRAIHADRVGNLILYGPPGVGKTTLARIIAASTRAHFSSLNAVLAGVKDLRSEVDEARRRLEQHGLRSFLFIDEVHRFNSAQQDALLPWVENGTVTLIGATTENPFFEVNKALVSRSRLFRLQPLQPQHLHQLLQRALSDSERGYGDRQVVISNEAAAHLVDVAGGDARSLLNALELAVETTPPGPDGVIHIDLAIAEDSIQQRAVLYDKQGDAHFDTISAFIKSLRGSDPDAALFWLARMVEAGENPRFIFRRMLISAGEDIGLADPQAMVVVEACAAAFERVGLPEGLYPLAQAALYLAGADKSNSLLGFFDALKSVKASSRQEVPAHLRDANRDGKAFGDGVGYRYPHAYAEHWVAQQYLPTALQGQVFWQPGALGWEGQRRQRLQQRRAAQLAAAAEHEAELGEVLSSSPDDPALERWLQRQLGSEGERLDQLRRQLWENANWQRHDRVLILEARSLLWALDPLQHTPEGGVVIQSNQGADAERLHSQLRVLDALQQPRVIGCCTNDLGGALEPGTRFEWIAARHPFRDLSADQLPAALDQLSQLAAPEAQMRLLFSQPVLGPAGSLLALPDLPAGLRSVLEPLPELEQAWLNTPPDLAALQAGLEQRGWSLSWHSWDEALELNLTAGVIERWLGAKAAYRLRLSRVLQPDPLKLLERELQQRVGCRLPQRLQHRRLIGRHSR; via the coding sequence GTGAGCGACCTGTTCAGCCACCGCGGCGAGCAGCTGCGCCAAAATCTGGCCCCCCTCGCCGATCGGCTGCGACCGCGCAGCCTTGACGACTTTCAAGGGCAGGAGGAGATCCTTGGCCCTGGTCGGCTGCTGCGGCGCGCGATCCACGCCGATCGGGTTGGCAACTTGATCCTTTACGGCCCCCCGGGTGTGGGCAAAACCACCCTGGCGCGGATCATTGCCGCCAGCACCCGCGCTCACTTCAGCAGTCTCAACGCCGTGCTGGCTGGGGTGAAGGATCTTCGCTCTGAAGTGGACGAAGCGCGCCGGCGTCTCGAGCAACACGGCCTGCGCAGCTTCCTGTTTATCGACGAGGTGCACCGGTTCAATAGCGCTCAGCAGGATGCGCTGTTGCCCTGGGTGGAGAACGGCACGGTGACGCTGATCGGCGCCACCACCGAAAACCCGTTTTTTGAGGTGAACAAGGCTCTGGTGAGCCGCTCGCGCCTGTTTCGGCTCCAGCCTCTGCAGCCCCAACACCTGCATCAGCTGTTGCAGCGGGCCCTCAGCGACAGCGAGCGCGGATACGGCGACCGGCAGGTCGTCATCAGCAACGAGGCGGCGGCCCATCTCGTTGACGTGGCGGGAGGGGATGCCCGCAGCTTGCTCAATGCCCTTGAACTAGCGGTAGAGACCACACCGCCTGGGCCTGACGGCGTGATCCACATCGATCTAGCCATCGCCGAAGACTCGATCCAGCAACGCGCCGTGCTCTACGACAAGCAGGGCGATGCTCACTTCGACACGATCAGCGCCTTCATCAAGTCGCTGCGGGGCAGCGACCCCGATGCCGCCCTGTTCTGGCTGGCGCGCATGGTGGAGGCCGGCGAGAACCCCCGCTTCATCTTCCGGCGCATGTTGATCTCCGCCGGAGAAGACATCGGCCTGGCGGACCCCCAGGCCATGGTGGTGGTGGAAGCCTGCGCCGCGGCCTTTGAACGGGTTGGGCTGCCGGAAGGGCTTTATCCCCTGGCGCAGGCAGCGCTTTATCTGGCCGGTGCTGACAAGAGCAACAGCCTGCTCGGCTTCTTCGATGCCCTCAAAAGCGTGAAGGCCAGCAGCCGTCAGGAGGTGCCCGCCCATCTGCGCGATGCGAACCGCGATGGCAAGGCCTTCGGCGATGGGGTGGGCTACCGCTACCCCCATGCCTACGCCGAACACTGGGTGGCTCAGCAATACCTACCCACCGCCCTACAGGGGCAGGTGTTTTGGCAACCCGGAGCGCTGGGCTGGGAGGGGCAACGCCGCCAACGGCTGCAGCAGCGCCGGGCCGCACAGCTCGCCGCAGCCGCCGAACATGAGGCGGAACTGGGTGAAGTGCTGAGCAGCAGTCCCGACGATCCAGCCCTCGAACGCTGGTTGCAACGCCAGTTGGGCAGTGAAGGCGAACGGCTCGATCAGCTGCGCCGCCAGCTTTGGGAGAACGCCAACTGGCAACGCCACGATCGCGTGCTGATCCTCGAAGCGCGCTCTTTGCTCTGGGCGCTCGACCCCCTACAACACACACCCGAGGGCGGGGTGGTGATCCAGAGCAACCAAGGCGCCGATGCGGAGCGATTGCACAGCCAACTGCGGGTGCTCGATGCCCTGCAACAACCCCGTGTGATCGGTTGCTGCACCAATGATCTAGGTGGGGCCCTAGAACCCGGCACCCGGTTTGAGTGGATCGCGGCGCGCCACCCGTTCCGGGACCTCAGCGCCGACCAACTCCCCGCCGCGCTTGATCAACTGAGCCAACTCGCCGCGCCTGAGGCCCAGATGCGGCTGCTGTTTAGCCAGCCGGTTCTCGGGCCCGCTGGATCCCTGCTGGCCCTTCCGGATCTACCGGCTGGCTTGCGCAGCGTTCTGGAACCACTCCCGGAGCTGGAGCAGGCCTGGCTCAACACACCACCAGATCTCGCCGCGCTGCAGGCAGGCCTCGAACAACGCGGTTGGAGCCTGAGCTGGCACAGCTGGGACGAAGCGCTCGAGCTCAATCTCACGGCCGGGGTCATCGAGCGCTGGCTCGGCGCCAAGGCGGCCTACCGGCTCCGATTGAGCCGCGTGCTCCAACCCGACCCATTGAAGCTGCTGGAGCGCGAACTCCAGCAGCGTGTGGGATGCCGCTTACCGCAGCGGCTGCAGCACCGACGACTGATCGGACGCCATAGCCGCTGA
- a CDS encoding alpha/beta hydrolase, translating to MLKVLLPLASVGVVLAVGTAEAIPLTARTVCVNCLGPRSNTLAPIGGTPKIDNPVPQNLSDLSGWTEQQLEAGLQKQYEVDVVAVADFLYSSKGEQFLLNSIQQKNYTPYYSQQKSLQAVRSAIILDSADGKLSSYGMMAKLPTDQRLQGAMKVCDVNDINNSQRSTSLLSWYMNTPACISAYTAQQAEAPASAAPAVRGLW from the coding sequence ATGTTGAAGGTTCTCCTTCCCCTGGCCAGTGTTGGTGTTGTGCTGGCTGTTGGTACGGCTGAGGCGATTCCGCTTACGGCGCGTACGGTTTGCGTGAATTGTCTTGGGCCTCGATCGAACACGCTTGCGCCCATTGGCGGCACTCCCAAAATTGACAATCCTGTTCCGCAGAATCTCTCTGATCTCTCTGGCTGGACTGAGCAGCAGTTGGAGGCGGGATTGCAGAAGCAGTACGAGGTTGATGTCGTCGCTGTTGCAGACTTCCTCTACTCCTCTAAGGGTGAACAGTTCCTCCTGAATAGCATCCAGCAGAAAAACTACACGCCTTATTACAGCCAGCAGAAGAGTCTGCAGGCTGTGCGCAGCGCTATCATTCTTGACTCGGCGGATGGCAAGCTGTCCAGCTACGGCATGATGGCGAAGCTGCCAACTGATCAGCGTCTACAGGGTGCAATGAAAGTTTGCGATGTCAATGACATCAATAACAGCCAGCGATCTACCTCATTGCTGAGTTGGTATATGAATACCCCCGCCTGCATCTCGGCTTACACCGCTCAGCAGGCAGAGGCACCCGCTAGTGCTGCACCTGCGGTGCGCGGTCTCTGGTGA
- a CDS encoding alpha/beta hydrolase: MRKVLLPLAGAGVLLAGLSAQAIPQGPTTINSDQAGVRYGAPTFIQSGLPTQTARAVSQGFVRSNTLLPLGGTEVIDNPVPKDLKDLSGWSPDELQAGLQKEYAVDVAAVARFLYSEKGEQFLSESIQQNNYTPYYSQSHSLQAVRSAIILDSADGKLSSYGMMSNLPTDQRLQGAMKVCDVSDASNSQRATSLLSWYMNTPACIAAYTAEAPEAPKPAPAVRGLW, from the coding sequence ATGCGCAAGGTTCTCCTCCCCTTGGCTGGCGCTGGTGTCCTGCTCGCAGGCCTCTCGGCCCAGGCCATTCCTCAAGGGCCCACCACCATCAATTCCGATCAGGCTGGCGTTCGTTACGGCGCTCCCACCTTCATTCAGTCAGGTCTGCCCACCCAGACCGCCCGTGCTGTGAGCCAGGGTTTTGTTCGTTCGAACACCCTGCTGCCCCTGGGTGGCACCGAGGTGATCGATAACCCGGTTCCCAAGGATCTGAAAGATCTCTCCGGCTGGTCCCCCGATGAGCTGCAGGCTGGCCTGCAAAAGGAATACGCCGTCGACGTGGCTGCCGTAGCCCGTTTCCTCTATTCCGAGAAGGGCGAACAGTTCCTGTCTGAAAGCATTCAGCAGAACAATTACACCCCCTACTACAGCCAGAGCCACAGCCTTCAGGCTGTGCGTAGCGCCATCATCCTCGATTCGGCAGACGGCAAGTTGTCGAGCTACGGCATGATGTCGAACCTGCCCACCGATCAGCGTCTGCAGGGCGCGATGAAGGTGTGCGATGTGAGTGATGCATCCAATAGCCAGCGGGCTACCTCCCTGCTCAGCTGGTACATGAACACCCCGGCTTGCATCGCGGCTTACACCGCTGAGGCTCCCGAGGCTCCCAAGCCCGCTCCTGCCGTACGCGGCCTCTGGTGA
- a CDS encoding 4'-phosphopantetheinyl transferase superfamily protein has translation MWLQSLELDEAGPWAISEAERAWSAELPLPVQRRYRASRHQLRSRLAELLQLNPEAVPLHSPPGQAPSLAEGLGCVSLSHSRDQLLLAWSPWPIGVDLEWQQRRIQAELLARRFFPPQEWFELQRLAPPQRAPQVLESWVRKEAAIKWQRSSLATDLRHWQWCAEHQRLEHLLEGWQPRSVCERRNGWLCAVVGQAAEQAIWD, from the coding sequence GTGTGGCTGCAGTCGCTGGAGCTCGATGAGGCAGGGCCTTGGGCGATCAGCGAGGCAGAGCGGGCCTGGAGTGCTGAGTTGCCGCTGCCGGTTCAGCGGCGTTACCGCGCCAGCCGCCATCAGTTGCGCAGTCGCCTGGCCGAGCTGCTGCAACTGAACCCTGAGGCCGTTCCGCTGCACAGTCCCCCGGGTCAGGCCCCCTCCCTCGCAGAGGGGTTGGGCTGCGTGAGCCTGAGCCACAGCCGTGATCAGCTGCTGCTGGCTTGGTCGCCATGGCCCATCGGTGTGGATCTGGAGTGGCAGCAGAGGCGGATTCAGGCGGAGTTGTTGGCGCGTCGGTTTTTCCCGCCGCAGGAGTGGTTTGAGCTGCAACGTCTCGCTCCGCCGCAACGCGCGCCGCAGGTGCTGGAGAGTTGGGTGCGCAAGGAGGCCGCGATCAAATGGCAACGCAGCAGCCTGGCCACGGATCTGCGCCATTGGCAGTGGTGCGCTGAGCACCAGCGCCTGGAACACCTACTGGAGGGTTGGCAACCGCGCAGCGTGTGTGAGCGCCGTAACGGCTGGTTGTGCGCTGTGGTGGGACAGGCAGCCGAACAGGCGATCTGGGATTAA
- the bcp gene encoding thioredoxin-dependent thiol peroxidase has protein sequence MALQIGDAAPEFTLPNQNGEPVSLASFKGQRVVIYFYPKDDTPGCTKEACNFRDQWSAFEQHNIAVLGISKDGAASHGKFISKYDLPFTLLTDAEPCPVAESFGSYGLKKFMGREYMGMMRHTFVVDADGKIEKAYTKVKAETMADDILRDLGLA, from the coding sequence ATGGCTCTGCAGATCGGTGATGCCGCCCCTGAGTTCACCCTCCCAAACCAGAACGGCGAGCCGGTGAGCCTGGCCAGCTTCAAAGGCCAGCGCGTGGTGATCTACTTCTATCCCAAGGACGACACCCCGGGCTGCACCAAAGAAGCCTGCAACTTCCGCGATCAGTGGTCGGCCTTTGAGCAACACAACATCGCTGTGCTCGGCATCAGCAAAGACGGTGCAGCCAGCCACGGCAAATTCATCAGCAAATACGACCTGCCCTTCACCCTGCTCACCGACGCCGAGCCCTGCCCGGTGGCGGAGAGCTTCGGCAGCTATGGCCTCAAGAAATTCATGGGGCGTGAATACATGGGGATGATGCGCCACACCTTCGTGGTGGATGCCGACGGCAAGATCGAAAAGGCCTACACGAAGGTGAAGGCTGAAACCATGGCCGACGACATCCTGCGCGATCTGGGCCTGGCCTGA
- a CDS encoding type III pantothenate kinase has protein sequence MLIGNSRWHWAERSADGLRCWHSAAGEVGELADLQAWAAVGPVQSHERFALGRQLQLADVPLHGVPPWLGIDRALVGWRAWRQQRQSVLVADAGTALSLTRVDADGGFVGGLISAGVALQLRALAGATAQLPAVKADGVDPTQSVSAWPSPTVDAMAEGCRRAVAAAIASAAATAEGAQLWLTGGDAELLRPLLLEQRIHAVHAPNLALEAMAALPVVDWCS, from the coding sequence TTGCTGATCGGCAACAGCCGCTGGCATTGGGCCGAGCGCAGCGCCGATGGCTTGCGCTGCTGGCACAGCGCGGCTGGGGAGGTTGGCGAACTAGCTGATCTGCAGGCCTGGGCCGCCGTGGGGCCAGTCCAGAGCCATGAGCGTTTCGCCTTGGGGCGCCAGCTTCAACTGGCGGATGTGCCGTTGCACGGTGTGCCCCCTTGGCTGGGAATCGATCGCGCTCTGGTGGGTTGGAGGGCCTGGCGCCAGCAGCGCCAGTCTGTGTTGGTGGCTGATGCCGGCACCGCCTTGAGCCTCACGCGGGTGGATGCCGATGGCGGTTTTGTGGGGGGATTGATCAGCGCTGGGGTGGCGCTGCAGCTCAGGGCCCTGGCAGGTGCCACGGCCCAGTTGCCCGCGGTCAAGGCTGATGGGGTTGACCCCACGCAATCGGTATCGGCGTGGCCTTCCCCCACGGTCGATGCCATGGCGGAAGGATGCCGCCGGGCGGTGGCGGCCGCGATTGCATCGGCCGCGGCGACCGCCGAGGGAGCTCAGCTGTGGCTCACCGGCGGCGATGCCGAGCTGCTGCGGCCACTCCTGCTGGAGCAACGCATCCACGCCGTGCATGCGCCGAACCTGGCGTTGGAGGCGATGGCGGCGCTGCCGGTGGTGGATTGGTGCTCCTGA
- a CDS encoding phosphoadenylyl-sulfate reductase, producing the protein MTSPPVTPPAALDEQQCCQALESLDALGRLRWGLEQFGDGFALTTSFGIQASVSLHLISQLDRPVPVIWVDTGYLPPETYRYAETLIERLGLQVHVAQAELSPARMEALHGRLWETGRVEDMETYHRIRKVEPLDRAMDALAVRCWASGVRGRQTDHRSTMQPLAQMRGRWALRPLLAWTNKDVFYYMQEHDLPQHPLFEQGYSTVGDWHSSGPDDGGLSGRATRFGGLKQECGIHLPGMAGEGI; encoded by the coding sequence ATGACGAGCCCCCCGGTCACTCCCCCAGCGGCGTTGGATGAGCAGCAGTGCTGCCAGGCGCTGGAGTCCCTTGATGCGCTGGGGCGGCTGCGCTGGGGCCTTGAGCAGTTCGGCGATGGCTTTGCCCTCACCACCAGCTTCGGCATTCAGGCGTCGGTGTCGCTGCATCTGATCAGCCAGCTGGATCGCCCAGTGCCGGTGATCTGGGTGGATACGGGCTATCTGCCTCCAGAGACCTACCGCTACGCCGAAACCTTGATCGAGCGCCTGGGGCTCCAGGTGCATGTGGCCCAGGCCGAGCTCAGCCCGGCGCGGATGGAAGCGCTCCACGGCCGCCTCTGGGAAACCGGCCGGGTGGAAGACATGGAGACCTACCACCGCATTCGCAAGGTGGAGCCCCTGGATCGCGCCATGGACGCGCTCGCTGTGCGCTGCTGGGCCAGTGGGGTTCGCGGCCGGCAGACCGATCACCGCAGCACCATGCAGCCCCTGGCGCAAATGCGTGGCCGTTGGGCCCTGCGGCCCCTGCTCGCCTGGACCAATAAAGACGTCTTCTATTACATGCAGGAGCACGATCTACCCCAGCATCCCCTGTTCGAGCAGGGCTACTCCACGGTGGGCGATTGGCACTCCAGCGGTCCTGATGACGGTGGCCTCAGCGGCCGTGCCACCCGCTTCGGTGGGCTCAAGCAGGAATGCGGCATCCATCTGCCCGGGATGGCAGGCGAGGGCATCTGA